One window from the genome of Paracoccus zhejiangensis encodes:
- a CDS encoding DsbA family protein — protein sequence MTLRPTLTALALLLALPAYAQTDSTTAPEAEATTEAAPADATKSTEAPATAEAATAAEGAEAAPTEGAAAETLPDIAMGAEDAPLTIYEYASFTCGHCANFHDENWPKLKAEYVDTGKVRFIQRDIYFDAVGLWAGILARCGGDDKYYAVSDMLFDEQKKWLAGSSGDEIAANLRKIGLKAGMTEEQMTACWNDTAKVEQLVTTFQTNAGADEIEATPTFIIGDEKVQNQPWDDLKKIIDDKLAAAE from the coding sequence ATGACCCTTCGTCCGACCCTGACCGCACTGGCGCTGTTGCTGGCGCTGCCGGCCTATGCCCAGACCGACAGCACCACCGCGCCCGAGGCCGAGGCGACCACCGAGGCCGCCCCCGCCGACGCGACCAAATCCACTGAGGCCCCGGCCACGGCCGAGGCTGCAACCGCCGCCGAGGGCGCCGAGGCCGCCCCGACCGAGGGTGCCGCTGCCGAGACGCTGCCCGATATCGCGATGGGGGCCGAGGATGCGCCGCTGACCATCTATGAATATGCCAGCTTTACCTGTGGTCATTGCGCCAATTTCCACGACGAGAACTGGCCGAAGCTGAAGGCCGAATATGTCGATACCGGCAAGGTCCGCTTCATCCAGCGCGACATCTATTTCGACGCCGTGGGGCTCTGGGCCGGCATCCTCGCCCGCTGCGGCGGCGATGACAAGTATTACGCCGTCTCGGACATGCTGTTTGACGAGCAGAAGAAATGGCTGGCCGGCAGCTCGGGCGACGAGATCGCGGCGAACCTGCGCAAGATCGGCCTCAAGGCCGGCATGACCGAAGAGCAGATGACCGCCTGCTGGAACGACACCGCCAAGGTCGAGCAGCTGGTCACCACCTTCCAGACGAATGCCGGCGCCGACGAGATCGAGGCGACGCCGACCTTCATCATCGGTGACGAGAAGGTGCAGAACCAGCCCTGGGATGACCTGAAGAAGATCATCGACGACAAGCTGGCGGCAGCCGAGTAA
- a CDS encoding GntR family transcriptional regulator gives MTSPAKPTVQQIRQVLENAIVDGRFVPGEKLDLEALAAEFACSRTPIREALQALEASGLVKVEPKRGTFVTELDVVELTERFEVMAELEAMCARLAATRASGPELARIHDAQAACDEAARTGDSDAYYHENRAFHLAIYAASGNRFLEAEAQRLQTMLQPYRRRQLTVRGRMMRSLQEHATIVSRIEAGDAAGAAEVMNAHVRIQGDRFHELVASLRTG, from the coding sequence GTGACCAGCCCCGCCAAACCGACCGTGCAGCAGATCCGGCAGGTGCTGGAAAACGCCATCGTCGATGGCCGATTCGTGCCGGGGGAAAAGCTTGATCTCGAAGCACTGGCGGCGGAATTCGCCTGTTCGCGCACGCCGATCCGCGAGGCGCTGCAGGCGCTGGAGGCATCAGGCCTGGTCAAGGTCGAGCCGAAGCGCGGGACCTTCGTCACCGAGTTGGATGTGGTCGAGCTGACCGAACGCTTCGAGGTGATGGCAGAGCTTGAGGCGATGTGCGCAAGGCTGGCGGCCACCCGCGCCTCGGGTCCGGAGCTGGCGCGCATCCATGACGCTCAGGCCGCCTGCGACGAGGCCGCGCGCACAGGCGACAGCGACGCCTATTACCACGAGAACCGGGCCTTCCATCTGGCCATCTATGCGGCGTCGGGAAACCGGTTCCTCGAGGCCGAGGCGCAGCGGCTGCAGACCATGCTGCAACCCTATCGCCGGCGTCAGTTGACCGTGCGGGGGCGGATGATGCGCTCGCTGCAGGAACATGCGACCATCGTTTCGCGGATCGAGGCGGGCGATGCCGCTGGCGCTGCCGAGGTGATGAATGCCCATGTCCGCATTCAGGGCGACCGCTTCCACGAGCTCGTCGCGTCGCTCAGGACGGGCTAG
- a CDS encoding malonyl-CoA decarboxylase gives MARPKLAFLNDLVQAITGNERRGKRAPITEEAAARNALSRPASERLAAACDVLMGRIGDAARVAVAEQALAAYAQLTKPERHDFFVMLRDRFNSSPEAIRTAFAAYDADPSARTLVPLFNAVEPPRQTLLRRLNTAPGATLKLVHMRADLLKAIADDPELAPLDSDFGHLFASWFNRGFLTIQRIDWSTPANVLEKIMGYETVHPMKGWQDLRRRLDPADRRFYAFFHPATGDEPLIFVEVALMRDTPAEIAPILNAPALDLAEEADTAVFYSINNTLAGLKGVSFGNFLIKQVVAELAAELPSLTTYVTLSPAPGFAGWLSGVKEPEAVKLAEELDQGAWLMDAAEAERLKPQVEALAARYFTEARSKSGAPRDPVARFHLGNGAAAWRVNWPGDRSDGAVKRAHGLMINYLYEPAAIEAQHEAFVRDGTIATGAPLAAILSR, from the coding sequence ATGGCAAGACCGAAACTGGCATTCCTGAACGACCTGGTTCAGGCGATCACCGGCAACGAGCGTCGCGGCAAGCGCGCGCCGATCACCGAGGAGGCCGCCGCCCGCAATGCCCTTTCGCGCCCGGCCTCCGAGCGTCTGGCCGCGGCCTGTGACGTACTGATGGGCCGGATCGGTGATGCCGCCCGCGTCGCCGTGGCCGAACAGGCGCTGGCTGCCTATGCCCAGTTGACCAAGCCCGAACGCCACGATTTCTTCGTGATGCTGCGCGACCGCTTCAATTCCTCGCCCGAGGCCATCCGCACGGCCTTTGCCGCCTATGACGCCGACCCTTCGGCCCGGACGCTGGTGCCGCTGTTCAACGCCGTTGAACCGCCGCGCCAGACCCTGCTGCGCCGGCTGAACACCGCACCGGGCGCCACGCTGAAACTGGTCCATATGCGCGCCGATCTGCTGAAGGCCATCGCGGATGATCCCGAGCTTGCGCCGCTCGACAGCGATTTCGGCCATCTCTTCGCCTCGTGGTTCAATCGCGGCTTCCTGACCATCCAGCGCATCGACTGGTCGACCCCGGCCAATGTGCTGGAAAAGATCATGGGCTATGAAACCGTCCACCCGATGAAGGGCTGGCAGGATCTGCGCCGCCGTCTCGACCCGGCCGACCGCCGCTTCTATGCCTTCTTCCACCCGGCGACCGGCGACGAGCCGCTGATCTTCGTCGAGGTGGCGCTGATGCGCGACACCCCTGCCGAGATCGCGCCGATCCTGAACGCCCCCGCGCTCGATCTGGCCGAAGAGGCCGATACCGCCGTCTTCTACTCGATCAACAACACCCTGGCCGGGCTGAAGGGCGTGTCCTTCGGCAACTTCCTGATCAAGCAGGTGGTGGCCGAACTGGCCGCCGAACTGCCCTCGCTGACGACCTATGTCACGCTCTCGCCCGCGCCGGGCTTTGCTGGCTGGCTGAGCGGTGTGAAAGAGCCGGAAGCGGTGAAGCTGGCCGAGGAACTGGATCAGGGCGCATGGCTGATGGACGCCGCCGAGGCCGAGCGGCTGAAACCGCAGGTCGAGGCGCTGGCGGCGCGATACTTTACCGAGGCGCGGTCGAAATCCGGTGCGCCGCGCGATCCGGTTGCGCGTTTCCATCTGGGCAATGGCGCCGCCGCATGGCGCGTCAACTGGCCCGGCGACCGCTCGGACGGGGCGGTGAAGCGCGCCCACGGGCTGATGATCAACTATCTCTACGAACCCGCCGCGATCGAGGCCCAGCACGAGGCCTTTGTCCGCGACGGCACCATCGCCACCGGCGCGCCTCTGGCCGCCATCCTGTCACGCTGA
- a CDS encoding malonate--CoA ligase, which translates to MQTIHQSFIASVEAQPGKALFERPGQPDITYAEARALVERFAAVLTEIGVQSGDRVAVQTDKSAEAICLYLATLQVGGVYLPLNTAYTGAEIDYFLGDAAPRLFVCTPATLAEHKARETGGLRVESLGARGEGSLMALAEAATPRADCVERVMSDPAAILYTSGTTGRSKGAVLTHGNLASNTAALLDSWHYTAEDRLIHALPIFHTHGLFVAANMSIVSGATMIWLTKFDGEEAIDLMADATVLMGVPTFYTRLLKSDRLNRDTTAKMRLFVSGSAPLLAEDHRAFEERTGHPILERYGMTETCMITTNPYDGARKPGAVGMALPGIEIRITDRESGATLSDGEIGAIEVRGPNVFEGYWQMPEKTASEFRDDGFFITGDLGQIGDDGYLRIVGRDKDLVISGGYNVYPKEIEGLIDDIPGVLESAVIGLSHPDLGEGVTAVVVPQGGASLDETGIIAAIGDRLARYKQPKKVLFVKELPRNVMGKVQKAELRKTYADLYK; encoded by the coding sequence ATGCAGACCATTCATCAAAGCTTCATCGCCTCGGTCGAGGCCCAACCCGGCAAGGCGCTGTTCGAGCGTCCGGGCCAGCCCGACATCACCTATGCCGAGGCCCGCGCGCTGGTCGAGCGTTTCGCCGCCGTGCTGACCGAGATCGGCGTCCAGTCCGGCGACCGCGTGGCGGTGCAGACCGACAAGAGCGCCGAAGCGATCTGCCTCTACCTCGCCACGCTGCAAGTTGGTGGGGTCTATCTTCCGCTCAACACCGCCTATACCGGTGCCGAGATCGACTATTTCCTCGGCGATGCCGCGCCGCGCCTGTTTGTCTGCACACCGGCAACGCTGGCCGAGCACAAAGCGCGCGAGACGGGGGGCCTGCGCGTCGAGAGCCTCGGCGCCAGGGGCGAGGGTTCGCTGATGGCGCTGGCCGAGGCGGCGACGCCGCGCGCCGATTGTGTTGAACGCGTCATGAGCGATCCGGCGGCGATCCTTTACACCTCGGGAACCACCGGGCGCTCGAAGGGTGCGGTGCTGACCCATGGCAACCTCGCCTCGAACACCGCCGCGCTGCTGGACAGCTGGCACTATACCGCCGAGGACCGGCTGATCCACGCGCTGCCGATCTTTCACACCCATGGTCTTTTCGTGGCGGCGAACATGTCCATCGTCTCCGGCGCGACGATGATCTGGCTGACCAAGTTCGACGGTGAAGAGGCCATCGACCTGATGGCGGATGCCACCGTGCTGATGGGGGTGCCGACCTTCTACACGCGGCTGTTGAAATCCGACCGCCTGAACCGCGACACCACCGCCAAGATGCGGCTCTTCGTCTCCGGTTCCGCCCCGCTGCTGGCCGAGGATCACCGCGCTTTCGAGGAGCGCACCGGCCATCCGATCCTTGAACGCTATGGCATGACCGAGACCTGCATGATCACCACCAACCCCTATGACGGCGCCCGCAAGCCCGGCGCGGTGGGCATGGCGCTGCCGGGGATCGAGATCCGAATCACCGACCGCGAGAGCGGCGCGACCCTGTCCGATGGCGAGATCGGTGCGATCGAGGTGCGGGGTCCGAACGTCTTCGAGGGCTATTGGCAGATGCCGGAAAAGACCGCCTCCGAGTTCCGCGACGACGGCTTCTTCATCACCGGCGATCTGGGGCAGATCGGTGATGACGGCTATCTGCGCATCGTCGGGCGCGACAAGGATCTGGTCATCTCGGGCGGCTACAACGTCTATCCGAAGGAAATCGAAGGGCTGATCGACGATATTCCGGGCGTGCTGGAAAGCGCCGTGATCGGGCTGTCGCATCCCGATCTGGGCGAGGGCGTGACCGCCGTGGTCGTGCCGCAGGGCGGGGCGAGCCTCGACGAGACCGGGATCATCGCCGCCATCGGCGACCGGCTGGCGCGCTACAAGCAGCCGAAGAAGGTCCTCTTCGTCAAGGAACTGCCGCGCAACGTGATGGGCAAGGTCCAGAAGGCCGAGCTGCGCAAGACCTATGCCGATCTTTACAAGTGA
- the madL gene encoding malonate transporter subunit MadL, with translation MIIYGVAVLAGCLLAGMVVGDALGALLNVESNVGGVGFAMLLLIVLTDRMRRSGHFPQHSAEGVLFWSAMYIPIVVAMASTQNVVSAVKGGPVALLAGVGATVVCWALVPVLARIGGAEAPLPPVDEAEEV, from the coding sequence ATGATTATCTATGGAGTCGCCGTTCTGGCTGGCTGCCTTCTGGCGGGCATGGTCGTGGGCGATGCGCTTGGCGCGCTGCTGAACGTGGAATCGAATGTCGGCGGCGTGGGCTTTGCCATGCTGCTTCTGATCGTGCTGACCGACCGGATGCGCCGCTCTGGCCATTTCCCCCAGCACAGCGCCGAGGGCGTGCTGTTCTGGAGCGCGATGTACATCCCCATCGTCGTCGCCATGGCCTCGACCCAGAACGTCGTCTCGGCGGTGAAGGGTGGCCCGGTCGCATTGCTGGCGGGCGTGGGCGCCACCGTCGTCTGCTGGGCACTGGTGCCGGTGCTGGCGCGGATCGGCGGGGCCGAGGCACCGCTGCCCCCTGTCGATGAAGCCGAGGAGGTCTGA
- the madM gene encoding malonate transporter subunit MadM produces MELIANVLIKNGLLFAFLIVGAVMWLSYYASHHLTRGRLHGSAVAIIVGLVLAYIGGHYTGGSKGLSDVPLFAGLGVMGGAMLRDFAIVSTAYGVDLGEIRRSGLVGVLSLALGIFLSFIVGAVVALMFGYSDAVSMTTLGAGAATYIVGPVTGSALGASSEIIALSVAAGLIKSVLVMVGTPFIAPLIGLNNPKAAMAYGGLMGTTSGVAGGLAATDKRLVPYGAMTATFYTGLGCLLGPSLIYFLIRGVMGG; encoded by the coding sequence ATGGAACTGATTGCGAATGTGCTGATCAAGAACGGGCTGCTTTTCGCCTTCCTGATCGTCGGCGCGGTGATGTGGCTCAGCTATTACGCCTCGCATCACCTGACCCGTGGCCGGCTGCACGGATCGGCCGTGGCGATCATCGTCGGGTTGGTGCTGGCCTATATCGGCGGCCACTATACCGGCGGCAGCAAGGGTCTGTCCGACGTCCCGCTGTTTGCCGGGCTGGGGGTGATGGGTGGCGCGATGCTGCGCGACTTTGCCATCGTCTCGACCGCTTACGGCGTCGATCTGGGCGAGATCCGGCGCTCGGGTCTGGTCGGTGTCCTGTCGCTGGCGCTGGGGATCTTTCTGTCATTCATCGTCGGTGCGGTCGTGGCGCTGATGTTCGGTTACAGCGATGCGGTCAGCATGACCACGCTTGGCGCGGGTGCCGCGACCTATATCGTCGGTCCGGTCACTGGCTCGGCCCTTGGCGCCTCGAGCGAGATCATCGCGCTGTCGGTTGCCGCAGGGCTGATCAAATCGGTGTTGGTCATGGTCGGCACGCCCTTCATCGCGCCGCTGATCGGGCTGAACAATCCCAAGGCGGCAATGGCCTATGGCGGGCTGATGGGCACGACCAGCGGTGTGGCGGGCGGGCTGGCGGCGACCGACAAGCGGCTGGTGCCCTATGGCGCGATGACGGCGACCTTCTATACCGGGCTTGGGTGCCTCTTGGGGCCGTCGCTGATCTATTTCCTGATCCGCGGGGTGATGGGCGGCTGA
- a CDS encoding glutathione S-transferase N-terminal domain-containing protein has protein sequence MSKLADFPITHRWPPRREDVIQLYSLGTPNGVKVSIMLEELGVEYDVHRVSIGDPADQLTPEFLSLNPNNKIPALIDPNGPYGEPMGLWESGAILTYLGDKYGRFLPQSGAARWHTLQWLFFQMGGIGPMFGQVGFFHRYKGKEIEDPRPRERYYGEARRLLGVLDRQLQGRDWITGDYSVADIATAPWVRTLTRFYEADKEVGLADFTNVTTWVDRFEARPAVQRGWNQPPNPEAAK, from the coding sequence AAATTGGCAGATTTCCCCATCACCCATCGCTGGCCACCACGGCGCGAAGACGTGATCCAACTCTATTCGCTGGGGACGCCGAACGGGGTCAAGGTCTCGATCATGCTCGAGGAACTGGGCGTCGAATATGACGTCCACCGGGTCAGCATCGGCGACCCGGCCGACCAGCTGACGCCGGAATTTCTCAGCCTGAACCCGAACAACAAGATCCCCGCCCTGATCGACCCGAACGGCCCCTATGGCGAGCCGATGGGGTTGTGGGAATCGGGCGCGATCCTGACCTATCTGGGCGACAAGTACGGCCGCTTCCTGCCGCAATCCGGGGCGGCGCGCTGGCACACGCTGCAATGGCTGTTCTTCCAGATGGGCGGCATCGGCCCGATGTTCGGGCAGGTCGGCTTCTTCCACCGCTACAAGGGAAAAGAGATCGAGGATCCCCGCCCGCGCGAACGCTATTATGGCGAGGCGCGGCGGCTGCTGGGCGTGCTGGACCGGCAGTTGCAGGGGCGCGACTGGATCACCGGTGACTATTCGGTGGCCGATATCGCCACCGCCCCCTGGGTGCGGACGCTGACCCGTTTCTACGAGGCCGACAAGGAGGTCGGGCTGGCCGATTTCACCAATGTCACCACCTGGGTCGACCGCTTCGAGGCGCGCCCGGCAGTGCAGCGCGGCTGGAACCAGCCGCCCAATCCCGAAGCAGCCAAATGA